One Campylobacter sp. RM16192 genomic region harbors:
- a CDS encoding 23S rRNA (pseudouridine(1915)-N(3))-methyltransferase RlmH, with protein MEISVFSIQKSKADNFENEIKEYIKMSSKFAKISDITIFNEKIAKAQSAGSESALKRYDDIYEPNLKGFCIALDEKGEKLDSIQFAKILESNSQISFFIGGAYGLSQNFKQKVDKIISLSSLTMAHKIAKLILFEQIFRALCINANHPYHK; from the coding sequence TTGGAAATTTCTGTCTTCTCGATACAAAAATCCAAAGCCGACAACTTCGAAAACGAGATAAAAGAGTATATAAAAATGTCATCAAAATTTGCTAAAATTTCTGACATAACCATATTCAACGAAAAAATTGCCAAAGCTCAAAGTGCCGGAAGCGAATCGGCATTAAAACGCTATGATGATATTTATGAGCCAAATTTAAAGGGTTTTTGTATAGCGCTTGACGAAAAGGGTGAAAAGCTTGATAGTATTCAATTTGCTAAAATTTTAGAAAGCAATTCGCAAATTTCATTTTTTATAGGCGGAGCTTATGGGCTTAGTCAAAATTTCAAACAAAAAGTGGATAAAATTATAAGTCTAAGCTCTCTTACAATGGCTCATAAAATAGCCAAACTAATACTTTTTGAACAAATTTTTAGGGCTCTTTGTATAAATGCAAATCACCCATATCATAAGTAA
- the dksA gene encoding RNA polymerase-binding protein DksA, whose product MRKSDLELFKSILEERKIQIKKNILDASNELAALRDSGISDEFDIATVNADQLIEQSISAQQRYELAAIDVALSKITNKTYGICEMCEEDIGIPRLKVKPHARYCIVCREIVEKTSKK is encoded by the coding sequence ATGCGCAAAAGCGATCTAGAACTTTTTAAATCTATTTTGGAAGAGAGAAAAATCCAAATCAAGAAAAATATACTTGATGCAAGTAACGAGTTGGCAGCTCTTAGAGATAGCGGTATAAGCGATGAATTTGATATAGCAACTGTAAATGCCGATCAGCTAATAGAACAATCAATAAGTGCACAACAAAGATACGAATTGGCCGCTATAGACGTAGCCCTTAGCAAGATAACCAACAAGACTTACGGAATTTGTGAAATGTGTGAAGAAGATATTGGAATACCAAGACTTAAAGTAAAACCTCATGCAAGATATTGTATAGTTTGTAGAGAGATAGTCGAAAAAACATCTAAAAAATAG
- a CDS encoding LapA family protein → MKTRRFIVYSLIYIVLVGIFVYSLDASEHTFNFLEYSLTLPLAAWIVIPIAIFAVLAIAHIAYHGFEIYVFKRSIKKDEHLYNELAKEVFLGLDTNKEFRTELYKTPSQITKILSPWKKYNEIAVSNDELDNVVKIVKSVQNGEVMDLKKFKLPKDNKLFIQNELNKLEKIPNYFVEVVKSYQELNDEISKKANEKLIRLGSFTDIKRFGFEKSGEEVIIMIDRFVNDEIDMNSEEIFEILNHHQITKEQYNHSAIVLKDKLTPDTLMGIFERLKSSHQDAEEAYLYVLFELQMIERVREILENSDPYEYQNFRILLYLRENGRMVPANMLFR, encoded by the coding sequence ATGAAAACTAGACGTTTTATAGTTTATAGTTTAATTTATATAGTATTAGTCGGCATTTTTGTATATTCACTAGATGCCTCAGAGCATACTTTTAACTTTCTTGAGTATTCGCTCACTCTTCCGCTTGCGGCATGGATAGTAATTCCAATCGCCATATTTGCAGTGCTTGCTATTGCCCATATCGCGTATCACGGATTTGAAATATATGTATTTAAACGATCAATCAAAAAAGACGAACATCTATACAATGAGTTAGCAAAAGAAGTTTTTTTAGGTCTTGATACAAACAAAGAATTTAGAACCGAACTTTATAAAACACCTTCGCAGATAACTAAAATTTTATCACCTTGGAAAAAATATAACGAAATTGCAGTTAGTAACGATGAGCTAGACAATGTTGTCAAAATTGTAAAAAGCGTGCAAAATGGCGAAGTTATGGATCTGAAGAAATTTAAACTACCAAAAGACAATAAGCTATTTATACAAAATGAGCTAAACAAACTAGAAAAGATACCAAACTACTTCGTTGAAGTAGTAAAAAGCTACCAAGAGTTAAATGATGAAATTTCAAAAAAAGCCAACGAAAAACTAATTAGACTTGGCTCTTTTACAGATATTAAAAGATTTGGATTTGAAAAGAGTGGTGAAGAGGTCATAATCATGATAGATCGTTTTGTAAACGATGAAATAGATATGAATAGTGAAGAAATTTTTGAGATTCTAAACCATCACCAAATCACAAAAGAGCAGTATAACCACAGTGCTATAGTTTTAAAAGATAAATTAACTCCAGATACTCTTATGGGAATATTTGAAAGATTAAAGAGCTCTCATCAAGATGCGGAAGAGGCATATTTGTATGTGCTATTTGAGCTTCAAATGATAGAGCGTGTTCGTGAAATTTTAGAAAATTCAGATCCTTATGAGTATCAAAATTTTAGAATTTTACTCTACCTTAGAGAAAATGGCAGAATGGTACCTGCAAATATGCTTTTTAGATGA